taaaattataaaaaaaaataatttatttagaatgaaagtaatgtgattaactgtaatttacttagacaagattaaaaaataattgaatactgtgtacagtaaaaaattaatattattgaaaggataaaattaaaatttaggataaaaaatactttttgtctctaaaatttgacaaaagtttcaaaaatactcctaagttttattttgtttcaattttgtctcaaaagctttcgatttgcatcaaatatatcctCGACGggtaaattttcaaaaaatttaagaccaatctaacaataatgcctgaaaattatgcttgatttgcttatgttgagggttgttcttatgaaattgttgttgaattggtcttaagttttttgaaaaattagccgtTAAGAGtgtatttgatgcaaatcgaaaatttttaggacaaaattgaaataaaataaaacttagaggcattttttaaatttttgttaaacttcaaggacaaaaaatatactttaccctaatatttatttataaataactactttataaatttttatcttgattttgtatttttattgcaCATTTTAAcaatgtaatttaaattttttaattatactttatttaatttatatttttttatttcatacattctaaatggtaaataagttataaaattttaattttcattttcatttttatttaataacatcaaatttacaatttaaaaaatatattttttaaaataatagaaaaatagttaaataaaatataataataccTGTTGGATCTCCGGTATTCATAATATTAATAACAATTACATATGTTACactattttcctattttttattattattattattattattattattattattattattattattattattaatgtgtTCTGGagtgatttattttattgtgGGTTATAATATGTGCTCCACATTTTTTTTACCAACAAATAAGTACATCTTTAGAACTCATCAATAATGGGCCATCAGCCCCATAATTAACTAAAATGGTCAAATAAAACACTGTTAATTAAGTTAATTGCTGTCAATTACATCTAGTTAAGAAAGaaagtcaaatcaaataaaaatttccTAACCTGACATATCTTTGATAACAATATAAATGTTATCCAATATTATACTAACGTTTATCACCATACCAAATCAGTTTATCACATGATAAAAAAATAGGTATCATTATCGTAGCATTGCCCATATATAATATCTAGTTATGAGTATCATTAGTCTTATTATATCATTAACTTTATATATAATAGTACcaactgaagaaattaagtaatatttactttattatcattattatatatatatatatatataggagcGAGAGAACGTAAACTCCACTAAACTTTTGACTTTGATTTTTTACAATtcgtaactccaataaaaaatttaatccggTAAAAGTATTCGTATCCTCTTCCTCTACACGTTGGCACCACTTTTAATCGGTGGAAGTTGACAGTGACGTAACTCCTCTACTCTTTGAGTTTGGCCAACGGAAATTTTAGGAGGCACAAACGATTCTGgacgttttcttcttcgatagcTCGGTCAGAAAACTTCTCCAgagctttgaatattttgattccgtACGAAGATATGATTTTGGTTTGAATTATAATTGATGGATTGGGTATATGGAATAAAATGTGGGGTTTAGCTATTGTTAATAATTTGCTGTTGAAGTTGGTCGGtttagaaaaagatttaatattggtatttgtttcattttgaaataatttgttactggaaatgatttgaatgactgagaggtgtttggtttgatagttgggacccttgaagggtggcagaAATTCAAGTTTTAGAGAAGATACTGCCAAAATTTCTATGAGGATTAGAGTTTTGATTTCAAGGGttattttaaaaaggaaagagatTATATGTGGCTTGTGTATTTGAGACTATTTGTTGACCCTCTGTCGCAAGACGTGACCGGGCACTTTAACTCCCCGGATTCTCCCATgggcatatatatatatatatatatatatatatatatatgtgaatatatatgaatattgaatattatgtttgagcttggagtttaactccatggaatactatattattgagcttggagtgcaactccatggaatattattgagcttggggatgcgtgcacagagggactgtccaatggttaactaccaggacatgtcgggctggctgtataaccgacagatgagactcatcagtcATAGGACAGgtatacatcatatgcatttgtttgcttTATTTGAGTATGCATGTTAGTTTGCTTAGCTGTTTAATTCTGCTTAActctacttgttctacttgctgtaaatgCTACCAGGACATGGGGctggctgtataaccgacagatgagactcatcagtcATAGGACAGgtatacatcatatgcatttgtttgcttTATTTGAGTATGCATTGTTTTAGTTTGCTTAGCTGTTTAATTCTGCTTAactgctacttgttctacttgctgtaaatgCTTCTCTATCTGTGTTCTCCTTGCTTGAATTGTATGTGTATGTTTTCTGAGAAACCTCTCTTGGCAGAGGTGTGGAAGGGGTTGTTCCACCAGTGATTCAGTTTAGTTGAATTCTTAAGCTAAAATCTGAGTGTCGAagttctaggaatgcctctggctctcccgagaccttttatattaactatgcgggcacctttaccatgctgagaacctctggttctcaccccatACTATATTGTTATTTTCAGATGCAGATCGAGAGGTACCCCGTTGAGCGTCTGGAGATCTTCCGTACAAGCAAAGAACTATCTTTTAGACAgtcatattttgttttatgcCACGTATATATGCTTATAGAATCTCTGTATGTACATATTTGTgttttgtccctcctagaggtTAACTTGGAGATACAGGTATTTATTTTGtagtttgagttttattttgggttgtatataaatatataatcataTACTCTGGtcggccttagcttcgcaggtcgaGTCTAGAGCTTGCTATCTGTATTTTAAAACTCTGATATGTGTAtattttcagtttctttttttatcttaCCTATCCGTTTAATGAATATCCATGCGAGAGTCACACGATTTTCTGTCTATCGTTCTTGTTTAGCtaattcttcaaggctcctagatatgatttctttcaactatatttatatgtcttttcttttagaggtcgtaataccttgccacctcTTCTTTGCGATttaagcataaggctctgtgtggtagggtgttacattatggtatcagagcagttcgttcctatagagcctgagggatggacttaTTATGCTTCTGGGCATACTTTGAGTGTGTGTATGTGTTATTAGGATATCTGATTGATATATGTAGCATAaatgttcatgagcatgcatttggaactTGAAGCATTAGACTTGCGATATTGAGACTAatcaacttaatatcacttgtttggtgtgtaaAGGGACCAGATGTCGACTCACGGACGCGGACGCGGGCGAGGGAGAGGTAGGATAGGCACCGTTACTCCTGGTTCGGCAGGGAATGATCCAGTAGATTTCATGGCTGCCCTGGGAAATATGGCTGCGGCTATGCAGGCGACAGCCGATGCACTAGGTAATAAGATAAACCAGGGTAATCACGGGAACAATAATGATGAGGACGGTCCCATGACACTTGCTACATTTCTGAAAGTTCACCCTCCGACCTTCCGGAGAACCTCAAATTCCACTGATGCAGACAATTGGATTCAGGCTATGGAACGGGCACTGCAGGCTCAACAGGTTCCTGAGGAGCAATGGGTTGAGTTTGGAACTTATCAGCTGTAAGGTGAGGCTCAGTATTGGTGGCAAGGGACATGACGTATCCTGCAGCCAGGTGGCGCTGTGATTCCTTGGGAAGTTTTCCGAACagagttctataagaaataCTTTCCTAATTCAGACAAAAATGCCAAGGAACTTGAATTAATGCAGTTAAAGCAGGGACAGATGACTGTTACTGAGTATACTAGCAGGTTTGAGGAGTTATGTCACTTTTCTCGTATCTGTCAAGGTGCGCCTGAAGATTTTGCTGAATGAAAGTGTATTAAATATGAGGGAGGTCTTTGAAGCGATATTCTGAGCTTTGTTGTCCCAATGGAGACAGAGTGTTTTCTGAATTGGTGAATAAGAGTAGGGTGGCTGAGGATTATCTGAGGAAGGCGACATCGGATAAGGGTGATCAGCGAGTTTTTGTTAGGAAAGATCAGGGAAGGAACTTCGCCCCTAGAGGACAAGATTTTAAGCGAGGCGGTTATACCCCACAACTATATTTGGGTCAGAATAACTTTCAGAGATTCAGTAATAACAACAGCCAGGGAaaaggcaaaggaaagcaagctCAGACCCCACCGAATGATTTAACTTGTAGGAGGTGTGGAAAGTACCACCCGAATACTCCGTGCAGGGCTGGTTTAGGTGTATGCTATTACTGTGGTGAAGCTGGGCATTTGTCTTGGAATTGtccagaaaagaagaagaatcaagAAGCTGGAAAGGCACAACATCAGTGACGCGTGTTCACTATGACAGCGGATGGTGCTGGAAGCGCAAATACTCCAATTAGAGGTAATCACGAACTGGTAGTCGAAATTTTCGATTGCCTTGCATAGTAAATAACATGTAGCATTCATTGTAGTACATTACCGAGTTGTGAGCATTGTGATTTTCAACTGGGCGATCGACTAATGACCTCCGAATGGTGAGACAGAACGATAGTTGGTCAGCCTAGAAAAGTGACTAAATTCTTGgagaataataataagagtGGCGCAGCAGTAATGGGTTGAACTATTTTGAGTATACAACTTAAGTTATACATAAGGAACCGGAAATGTTGAGAGCTGTGCGGGACAGTTACCTGAAACCCAGAGATGGTAAGTTATGAGGAAGAGACATGACATAGATTGAACCCGTAATTGATAATGAGTTAGGTGTCAAGAGAAAGAGTAAGTTGTGATAGATTTAGTGTCAGAGGCTGAACCAGTTTCAATTGTATTACGTAAGGTGACACTATTAGAAACGGTAGAACTTAGGAGCTAGATGAAGCGAGTATTAGGGACGATAAATCCATCATTTTAATACCAGCCTGCCTTATAACCCTTCTACATCGAGCCTATCTTGTATCTTTCGCTTAGTGTAGACTTTTAAGCCATAAGAATATCCTGGATTTGCAAACTAAACATGTCAAgtctttctgtttttctttgaCATGTTTAAGAAGGGAAGTTACGCTAGTATTAATCTTTTCcattttatatcaattttcgaaggcaaaaatttttgtaaggtgggtagaatgtagcgaccctaaattttaaaaatataaatataaataagttataatttattttataaattggaGTTTTTTATacttagaaattattttattatcgaGTTCGATATCTGCCGATATGAGTAAATACTGGTACTTTTTACCGAGTATAGCTTTGCTAATGTTTCACCAAATACTTTTCACCCTTAAGttactgataaaccccattttgacggtttatcttgtattgattttaagagcttttatcaccttttacccacatttattcaatgaaatagcatggttttgtgattgtctccttatttgtgcttagatgtgaaaacatacttttaaacccttaatttgatggttttaatctccctttgattccactagatgccttgatatgtttgttagtgatttcagattgaaaaggctaggaatggatcaaaggagtgaagagggaaagcatgcaaagtggagaaatcatgaaaagtcaaagaagttgaactcgcccatggacgcgcacgcgcacctgcgaattaccccatggacgcgtacgcgtgctgtgcgcgtacgcgtcggtgctggtttatgattttttaatgaaaacgtggccaacgaattctaaAGGGGTGTGGGGCCCAAttccaaccaactttggcgcctaaactgctatttaaagccaaggattgaagagcaaaggaaGATTAGTTCATTTtccactcattaggattagtttagagttagttttagagagagaagctctcacttctctctaggattaggattaggattaggttagttcttagatctagattttaattcatcttcttctacttctaccttttcAATTCCTTATTGTtacattcttcttctattcttttgttgtaattcctttatgttgttctattgttttgttgtagatctacttttgttccttctcttttctttcaattcaattcaaggtaattcaataatacttgtgtttcttttaattgttgttgttagttcttttcaataattgttgttagattttgttcttgttgttgatttactatgcttttcttttatgccttccaagtgtttgagaaaatgcttggttggattttagagtagaattttatactcttggcttggaaaggtaacttaggaactcttgagttactaatgtccaagtgattgatgattgggagccattgactctagttctcactaattgaattagtggagagttaggacttatggactaggattgatgtagctcatttgactttcctttactactagttagaggatgacttaatgagattaatccttgccaattctcatattgtggttagtaattaggatagagatccttgatcaccaacccttgccaagaccgttttagccattagtttactttttgccatttatctttcatgcttcatatcaaaaccccaaaataactcacaaccaataacaagacactttattgtaattcctagggagaacgacccgaggtttgaatacttcggttattaattttaggggtttgttacttgtgacaaacaatcttttgtatgaaaggattattgattggtttagaaactatacttgcaacgagaattcatttgtgaaattctaaaccgtcaaaaatccaatcatcagttACTAATGTCATTTAGATTAGTAACTCAtattattaactttatttataaattattattaaaattatattattattattattattattattaatcataaagCATGGAAAAAAAAGACGGTGTTGATTATGCATTACgattgtatatatatgtatattattattattattattattatgcatgtgcgcaatatatatatatatatatataaaataaaaggcGGCAGCCATTTACTTAATGGAAAGCCATTGCATACgtatacacatatatataatatctagTTATGAGTATCATTAGTCTTATTATATCATTAGCTTTATATATAATAGTACCAACTGAAAAAATTAAGTAATATTTactttattatcattattatacTTGCGccgccatatatatatatatatatatatatatatatatatatatatatatatatatatataggaatgAGAGGCGAGAGAGAAGAGTAACCGAGAGAGAGGAGCGAGGGAACGTAAACCCCATTAAACATTCGGCTTCGATTTCTTACAATtcgtaactccaataaaaaatttaatccgataaaaatatttgtatccTCTTCTTCTACATGTTGGCACCACTTTCGATTGGTGGAAGTTGACAGCGACGTAACTCCTCTACTCTTTGAGTTTGGCCAACAAGAGTTTTAGGAGGTACAGACGATTCTGGatgttttcttttttgataGCTCGGCCAGAAAGCTTCTCCAGAactttgaatattttaattccgtacgaaggtatggttttggtttctcgagttaatatttaatgtcacgtaaaaacttaggctagaagacCTTTAAGATAGGAATAAATTGAATGTATAATTGATGTATTGTGTATATGGAATAAAATGTGGGGTTTAGCTATTGTTAATAATTTGCTGTTGAAGTTGGTCggtttggaaaaagatttaatattggtatttgtttcattttgaaataatttgttactgGAAATTATTTGAATGACTGAGAGGTGTTTGGTTTGATAGTTGGGACTCTTGAAGGGTGGCAGAAAttcgagttttagaggagatactGCCAAAATTTCTATGAGGATTAGAGTTTTGATTTGAAGGGttattttaaaaaggaaagagatTATATGTGACTTGTGTATTTGGGACTATTTGTTGAccctctgtcgcaagatgtgacTGGGCACTTTAATTCCCCGAATTCTCCGAtgggcatgcatatatatatgaatattgaatattatgtttgagcttggagtttaactccatggaatactatattattgagcttggagtttaaatactatattattgagcttggagtgtaactccatggaatattattaagcttggggatgcgcgcacagagggactgtccaatggttaactaccaggacatgtcgggcTGGCTGTATAatcgacagatgagactcatcagccataggacaggcatacatcatatgcatttgtttgcttTATTTGAGTATGCATTATTTTAGTTTGCTTAGATGTTTAATTCTGCTTAactgctacttgttctacttgctgtaaatgCTTCTCTATTTGTGTTCtccttgctttaattgtatgtGTATGTTTTCTGAGAAACCCCTCTTGGCAGAGGTGTGGAGGGGGTTGTTCCACCAGTGATTCAGAGGATTTGAGGAGACAGAGCGTGAAGTATTAGGTTAAAGTTAGATTCAAAACTAGAATACCTTAGATAACTTACCTAATTTCTGGTTTAGTTGAATTCTTAAGCTGAAATCTGAGTGTCAAAAttctaggaatgcctctggctctcccgagaccttttatattaactatgcgggcacctttaccatgctgagaacttCTGGTTCTCACCCCATACTATATTGTTATTTTCAGATGCAGATCGAGAGGTACCCCATTGAGCATCTGGAGATCCTCCTTACAAGCGAAGAACTATCTTTTGGACtgtcatattttgttttatgctaCGTTTATATGCTTATAGAATCTCCGCATGTACATATTTGTgttttgtccctcctagaggtTAACTTGGAGATACAGGTGTTTATTTTGTagttttgagttttattttgggttgtatataaatatataatcataTACTCTGGCaggccttagcttcgcaggtcgaGTCTAGAGCTTGCTATCTGTATTTTGAAACTctgatatgtatatatttttactttctttttttatcttaCCTATCCGTTTAATGAATATTCATGCGAGAGTCACACAATTTTCTGTCTATTGTTCTTGTTTAGCtaattcttcaaggctcctagatatgatttctttcaactatatttatatgtcttttcttttagaggtcgtaataccttgccacctctgctttacgacttaagcgtaaggctctgtgtggtagggtgttacagcgGCGAcgtaaggacggtggttaatacagcttacgttgagatgtgaggtatGTGACAGAGGATCCTGCTCGCATCCTTTCATATCACAAGAGTGTGTCCGACACCATATCCGTAGGTAGTGTGCCCGGCACTATATTTGTGGGGGGATCCCTCTTTTATTTGTGAACAAAAAGTGACATTCCCATGGaaatgtgtcgggttggcagatGAACCAaaaatgtgatatcacagccaaataggacaggcattcatcatgtgcatattCTATATGTTTGCTTGCTTTGCTGACTTGTattgtttgcctaattgtataacatgcttaattgcttcttgaattacttgATATACATGATtatacttgtgttttacttgcattgCCATTACTTATGTTTTCttctgggattgaggaggttcggaaggcggtggcgatgtGATCGCATGGTGGTTAGGCTGGCGAAGGCTGTGGGATAGCGGTGTAAATGTTAGAGTAGAAAATTCCTAAGTTAGTTTCTCTTATTTCATTATGGTTTTAAAGTGATggttttaaatttatttatgcTTTAAGTTGAATCTCATGATTAATATGAagctctaggattgcctctggcgtcccggagtcttatatcttacattactgggcattgttaccatactgagaacctctggttctcataccatattctattgttttttttcagatgcaggtcataacccacctcggtgagttacGTGATGGTGACAGAACGGAGGATCCTTATCATATTTTGGagtcttttaaatattttgtttagtactctcacttttgtatttctATTTGTCTTAGAGGCTTACTTTGGGAGAGATATATTGTATATGCtggttttattttcaaaattctgTATGTTTGTATATAACTAGTTGGCCTAAACTTCGCAGGCTGAGGCTAGTTCCTTATGACTATTATACTCATATATCTATTTATGCTTTCTTATCTTGTATCTATATATCTTGTGTCTTAAGTTTGTAGCTTCGTGTGAATGTTTTGCGCTTTTGTAACTCTATTTTTTAGCTTATtctttcatcgggcttctagaattactatttctttctatatatattattgtacAAGCCTTAAAATTATCataacctttgattaacctttgctttatggCATGATGTAAGGCTTAtggtaattagggtgttacacaaaAACTGTTCAAACAGAGCAAGTAGATGGAGCCACCGAGCATACTTCACTCAACGTAGGAAACAACTCATTACATACAACCAGTGAAAGTCCTTTTTAGAATGTCAGATAAGAGGTAAGTAATTGCCAATCTGGTAATTTACTCTCTATTTTTAATGAGGCCACAAACAATTATAGTATAGCACTGGAATATGAAGAACCAGAGTCCAATACCTTTATTCTTCCTCCAAGAAGAAACAGAGAAATGCCTCCTGATTGGTACTCACCAGAACATGTTCTCCGTAACTCAAGATACCCGACAAGGGTGGCTAGAGAAGGAATAACAAATGTTGCAAAGGCTTTTTTTACCACACTCTTGACAAAAGTCATTTCAAGAACTGTCCGAGAAGCCAATGAGAAAACTGAATGGCGAAAAGTCATAAATACAGAAATGAAAGCTCTAGAGAAGAATAGAATTTGGGAGAAGCGTATCCTACTGATAGAAAAAAAGCTAGTCGGGTGCAAATGAGTTTTTACCATTAAACACAAGGCAGATGACACCATCAAACGGTACAAGGCGAGGTTGGTGGCCAAAGGTTAAACAGAGACTTATGGTATTGACTACACTGAAACTTTTTTACTGGTTGCAAAGATTAACACCATCAGGATGCTGTTTTCAATAGCAGTAAATGAAGATTGGCCACTCCATCAATTTGACGTCAAGAATGCTTTCTTGCATGGAGAGTTGAAAGAATTAGTGTACATGGATGTCCCTCCAGGTTTCTCAACGAGATTTAGAAAATATGAAGTTTGTCTGTGAAAGAAGGCCCTTTATGAGCTTAAATAATCTCCACGTGCCTGGTTTGAAAGATTCATAGTGGCCATGAAAAGGTATGGGTACAAGCAAAGTAACTCTGATCATaccatttttttgaaaatatagaGAGATTTAATCACTTGCCTAATAATCTATGTGGATGATATGATCATAACAAAAAGTGATGCtgaaaaaattacaaaattgaGAATGAACTTATTCAGTGATGGacctaaaaaattataatagtgGGGCAAaagtaatatatttaaaatatgttaGTTAGTCaagtttttaataaatataattaacatagtaaaaaatatattaatttatattaaaagtattttttctCATTTCAATATTTTGACATTATTGTGTGATATGTTTATTATTAATACCAGTGCCTTGTTAAGTATTCCATATCcgtcaaattatatttttattgattattttttatataatacaaCAAAAAAGTATAGTTCAATAACTAAAGAATTTATAAGAAATATAACTCgaattaactaattttaaatttttacaaaaattatgTGAGAGACaaaaaatttgtgaaaaaaatttaaattaaacaaccacaattctttttatatatataaatatagataaggtaatttctctttttatattatacaaatattcaaataatttgttagcatttaattataaaattgatattttttaatatttatagtaaaaatttttcgacaaaaataattattatatgttcgactaaaactaaattaaataaaacaataaaaaaataaataagtaattatttaataatcttatttatatttgaaaaGTTATATTTGACTTTAGGTAATTAGCtaattgaattattattttttttgttattatttattttaaatatatatgatatagcagttatatatatatatatatatacttttttttttaccaaaaatagGGAGACTCGAACCCACAACCTCTAAGTGAGTATGGGGAGACTACGCCATTTGAGTTATAGCTCGTTggcatatatatttattattgttattattgttttttttataaacttaATGGGGTAATTGTCCCCAGTCTCCACACAAATTAACGTGAGTTTGTCCTTGAATCTATTTATAGACTTTGAAATAAAGGATTTggaaaaactaaaatattttttaggaaTAAAAGTTCTACGATCCAGTAAATAAATCTTTATCTCCTAAAGAAAGTACATTTTAGACCTTTTAGCAGAAACAGGAATGGTGGATTGCAAACCAATAGTTATGCCCATGTAAGTAAGTCACAAGTTGAAGATAGTAGAAAGTGTCACCCTAGTAGATAAGGAAAGGTACCAGCGACTGATTGGAAAACTAATTTACTTATCACATACTTAACCTGGCATAGCTTATGCTATGCTGTGAGAATAGTAAGTCAGTTTATACATAAGCCACCAAAAGATCATATGGAAGCCGCTATGAGGATAGTTCGATATTTGAAGGGCGTTCGAAGAAGTGAAATCATATTCAAAAGGAATGGTCATTTGAAGATTGAGGTGGGCGGCAACCCAAACTATAGAAGATCAACAGCTGGTTACTTTACACTTGTTGGAGGAATCTGGTAACttagaaaaacaagaaacagaAAGTTATAGCAATTTCAAAGTGCGGAGGCAGAATTTCGAGAGATCGTTCAAGGCATAATTGAAGTATTGTGGATAAGAAAATTGATGGCCGAGATTAATGTGAGAACAAAG
This sequence is a window from Arachis stenosperma cultivar V10309 chromosome 10, arast.V10309.gnm1.PFL2, whole genome shotgun sequence. Protein-coding genes within it:
- the LOC130956648 gene encoding uncharacterized protein LOC130956648, whose protein sequence is MSTHGRGRGRGRGRIGTVTPGSAGNDPVDFMAALGNMAAAMQATADALGNKINQGNHGNNNDEDGPMTLATFLKVHPPTFRRTSNSTDADNWIQAMERALQAQQPGGAVIPWEVFRTEFYKKYFPNSDKNAKELELMQLKQGQMTVTEYTSRVFSELVNKSRVAEDYLRKATSDKGDQRVFVRKDQGRNFAPRGQDFKRGGYTPQLYLGQNNFQRFSNNNSQGKGKGKQAQTPPNDLTCRRCGKYHPNTPCRAGLGVCYYCGEAGHLSWNCPEKKKNQEAGKAQHQ